A single window of Nakaseomyces glabratus chromosome G, complete sequence DNA harbors:
- a CDS encoding 60S ribosomal protein uL6 (CAGL0G08734g~Ortholog(s) have cytosol, nucleus localization), translating to MKYIQTEQSIAVPEGVTVSIKSRVVKVTGPRGTLVKSLKHIDVTFTKVSEKLIKVTVHNGDRKHVAALRTVKSLVDNLITGVTKGYKYKLRYVYAHFPINVNTIDKDGKKFIEIRNFLGDKKVRLVPVRDGVDVEFSTAQKDELVLSGNSVEDVSQNAADVQQICRVRNKDIRKFLDGIYVSHKGFIEEDL from the coding sequence ATGAAGTACATTCAAACCGAACAATCTATCGCAGTCCCAGAAGGTGTTACTGTCAGCATCAAGTCCAGAGTTGTTAAGGTTACTGGCCCAAGAGGTACCTTGGTCAAGTCCTTGAAGCACATTGATGTTACTTTCACCAAGGTCAGCGAGAAGTTGATCAAGGTTACCGTCCACAACGGTGACAGAAAGCACGTTGCCGCTTTGAGAACTGTTAAGTCTTTGGTTGACAACTTAATCACCGGTGTCACCAAGGGTTACAAGTACAAGTTGAGATACGTCTACGCGCATTTCCCAATCAATGTTAACACCATTGACAAGGACGGTAAGAAGTTCATTGAAATCAGAAACTTCTTGGGTGACAAGAAGGTCAGACTGGTCCCAGTTAGAGACGGTGTCGATGTCGAATTCTCCACTGCTCAAAAGGATGAATTGGTCTTGTCCGGTAACTCTGTCGAAGACGTTTCCCAAAATGCTGCTGATGTCCAACAAATCTGCCGTGTTAGAAACAAGGATATCCGTAAGTTTTTGGATGGTATCTACGTTTCCCACAAGGGTTTCATCGAAGAAGATTTGTAA
- the STH1 gene encoding RSC chromatin remodeling complex ATPase subunit STH1 (CAGL0G08756g~Ortholog(s) have DNA translocase activity, helicase activity, lysine-acetylated histone binding activity), producing MSETLSMPMAVDSVVPKEEDLVPSEELKLRIPKPRSSEELEQLIFRYRAIITRPDSNKVEIDAIEDVFAQITQEQDEFNARLKELQDLRDSLSKYDSEKLRKQVLALQLLERDLQLPEDLLKDEETVSANHPTDTNLIKQIKLAYNLDENAELLGMKDSFTLVTLKNQLGNRETEEIISTRIAKRIFELERLPGNLATYSLNDCLDFISKNDAPSKIDEHKLKAIIELKSLKLLTKQKSIRQKLINTVASQAHHSIPFLRDSPFTMAAQRSVQVRSKVIVPQTARIAEELERQHLLDKRKKERNLHLQKVNTTLSLIRERQENEWSRSDRCAQFGRICMSLHGQIERDEQKRIERTAKQRLQALKSNDEEAYLRLLDQTKDTRITQLLRQTNSFLDSLAQAVRVQQNETKILKGEEITPINDEDREKIDYYEVAHRIKEKIEKQPSILVGGTLKEYQLRGLEWMVSLYNNHLNGILADEMGLGKTIQSISLITYLYEVKQEPGPYLVIVPLSTITNWTLEFEKWAPSLTTIIYKGTPNQRHALQHKIRSGNFDVLLTTYEYIIKDKALLSKHEWSHMIIDEGHRMKNANSKLSFTITKYYRTRNRLILTGTPLQNNLPELWALLNFVLPKIFNSAKTFEDWFNTPFANTGTQEKLELTEEETLLVIRRLHKVLRPFLLRRLKKEVEKDLPDKVEKVVKCKLSGLQQQLYQQMLKHNALFVGAGTEGATKGGIKGLNNKIMQLRKICNHPFVFDEVEAVVNPSRGNSDLLYRVAGKFELLDRILPKFKATGHRVLIFFQMTQVMDIMEDFLRMRDLKYMRLDGSTKAEDRNDMLKEFNVENSEYFCFLLSTRAGGLGLNLQSADTVIIFDTDWNPHQDLQAQDRAHRIGQKNEVRILRLITTDSVEEVILERAMQKLDIDGKVIQAGKFDNKSTAEEQEEFLRRLLENESNRDDDDKAELDDDELNDILARSDDEKILFDKMDKERIEMEKKHAKELGLNAPQTRLIETDELPSVFTEDIEKHLKPEPVALGRMRNTKRVFYDDGLTEEQFLEAVEDENSTLEDVIKRKREARERRTRNRAKKLDSENIEEEPVEGTPKMEENGAVTETVENGGDTELNDSQPDQTQAKGRRGRRRRGALDDVKVSEQLPEEPVHDGTTSEPLKASPRKGRKRTIKIVESEKPKNLVEIIEGPDKKKPKLKIKLKLKQNDDQSIPEENDTETNKTDKASSKKVSAKIKVKTPKQPINETKKLVDTLVDDMRSQLDESDEHPLTSIFETLPSKREYPDYYKLIKKPLSIDVIQKNARKGVYKSLDDVKEDIQTMFDNARFYNEEGSWVYNDAEKLNEFTNTWFSKH from the coding sequence ATGTCTGAGACACTGAGTATGCCAATGGCTGTGGACAGCGTTGTGCCAAAGGAAGAGGATCTGGTCCCGAGTGAGGAATTGAAATTGCGTATACCCAAACCACGGTCATCCGAGGAATTGGAGCAGCTGATATTCAGGTATAGAGCCATTATCACGCGTCCCGATAGCAACAAGGTCGAGATAGATGCTATAGAGGATGTCTTTGCCCAAATTACACAAGAACAGGACGAATTTAACGCCAGGTTAAAAGAACTACAAGATTTACGCGACTCACTAAGTAAATATGATAGTGAAAAGTTGAGAAAGCAAGTTCTAGCATTGCAATTACTGGAGAGAGATCTACAATTGCCAGAGGATCTCCTCAAAGATGAGGAGACAGTTTCAGCTAATCATCCCACTGACACAAACCTTATTAAACAGATAAAGCTGGCATATAATTTGGATGAAAACGCTGAATTATTAGGTATGAAAGATAGTTTCACGCTTGTAACTTTAAAAAACCAACTAGGAAATAGAGAAACCGAAGAAATTATATCGACGAGGATTGCTAAAAGGATTTTTGAGTTAGAGAGATTACCAGGTAACTTGGCTACGTACTCTTTAAACGACTGTCTAGACTTTATCTCAAAGAATGATGCACCATCTAAGATTGATGAGCATAAGCTAAAAGCTATTATAGAGTTGAAATCATTGAAACTTCTAACAAAACAGAAGTCAATTAGACAAAAATTGATTAACACCGTTGCCAGCCAAGCGCACCATTCCATACCATTTCTACGTGACTCACCTTTTACAATGGCAGCACAAAGGTCTGTTCAGGTGAGAAGTAAAGTCATTGTTCCACAGACAGCTAGGATCGCTGAAGAACTAGAGAGACAACACCTTTTGGACAAGCGTAAAAAGGAGCGTAACTTGCATTTACAAAAAGTCAACACTACTTTATCATTAATTAGAGAGAGACAGGAAAATGAATGGTCAAGAAGCGATAGATGTGCCCAATTCGGAAGAATCTGCATGTCCCTACATGGGCAAATAGAAAGGGATGAACAAAAGAGGATTGAAAGAACTGCCAAACAACGTCTGCAAGCATTGAAATCGAATGATGAGGAAGCATATTTGAGATTGCTTGATCAGACAAAAGATACTAGAATTACGCAATTGTTGAGACAAACTAACTCTTTCTTGGATTCTCTTGCTCAAGCCGTTAGAGTTCaacaaaatgaaactaAAATTTTAAAAGGTGAAGAAATCACTCCGATCAATGACGAAGACAGAGAGAAGATTGATTATTACGAGGTGGCACATAGAATTAAAgagaaaattgaaaaacaacCTTCTATTCTAGTTGGTGGTACCTTAAAAGAATATCAATTAAGAGGTTTAGAATGGATGGTATCTTTATATAACAATCATCTGAATGGCATTTTAGCGGACGAAATGGGTCTAGGTAAAACAATCCAATCCATTTCCCTAATTACATATCTATACGAGGTTAAGCAGGAACCTGGCCCTTATTTGGTTATTGTTCCTCTATCAACAATTACTAACTGGACACTGGAATTTGAGAAATGGGCTCCATCTCTTACAACAATTATTTACAAAGGTACTCCGAATCAAAGACATGCGCTTCAACATAAGATTAGATCAGGTAATTTTGACGTGCTCTTAACGACATATGAATACATCATCAAAGACAAGGCATTATTATCTAAGCACGAATGGTCGCATATGATTATTGATGAAGGTCACAGAATGAAGAACGCAAATTCTAAGTTATCATttacaattacaaaatattatagaaCAAGGAATAGATTAATCCTAACTGGTACCCCTCTGCAGAACAATCTTCCGGAACTATGGGCTTTGCTAAACTTTGTACtaccaaaaattttcaattcaGCTAAAACATTTGAAGATTGGTTTAACACTCCTTTCGCAAACACCGGTACACAAGAGAAACTTGAATTAACCGAAGAAGAAACCCTTTTAGTTATCAGAAGACTACATAAGGTTTTAAGACCATTCTTACTGCGTCgtttgaagaaagaagttgaGAAGGATCTACCTGACAAGGTTGAGAAGGTCGTTAAATGTAAACTATCTGGGCTGCAACAGCAGCTATATCAACAAATGTTGAAACACAATGCTCTGTTTGTTGGTGCAGGTACTGAAGGTGCCACAAAGGGTGGTATTAAAGGTTTGAATAACAAGATTATGCAATTGAGAAAAATCTGTAATCATCcttttgtatttgatgaGGTGGAAGCTGTCGTAAATCCTTCTAGGGGCAATAGTGATTTGCTATATAGGGTAGCTGGTAAATTCGAACTATTAGATCGTATTTTACCCAAATTCAAAGCGACTGGTCACAGAGTCTTAATATTTTTCCAAATGACACAAGTTATGGATATTATGGAGGACTTTTTAAGAATGAGAGACCTAAAGTATATGCGTCTTGATGGTAGTACGAAAGCAGAAGATAGAAATGATATGTTAAAAGAATTTAACGTCGAAAACTCAGAATATTTCTGTTTCCTATTATCGACAAGAGCTGGTGGTTTAGGTTTGAACTTACAATCTGCTGATACGGTCATTATTTTTGACACAGACTGGAATCCTCATCAAGATTTACAAGCTCAAGATAGAGCGCACAGAATTGGTCAAAAGAATGAAGTGCGTATTTTAAGATTGATCACAACTGATTCCGTTGAAGAAGTCATATTGGAAAGGGCAATGCAGAAGCTAGATATTGACGGTAAAGTTATCCAAGCTGGTAAATTTGATAACAAATCTACTGCTGAGGAGCAAGAAGAGTTCTTGAGAAGATTACTTGAAAACGAATCCAATagagatgatgatgataaggCTGAACTTGACGATGACGAACTGAATGATATTCTAGCCCGTTCTGACGACGAGAAgattttatttgataaaatggaTAAAGAGAGAATTGAGATGGAGAAGAAGCACGCCAAGGAACTCGGTTTAAATGCTCCCCAGACCAGACTTATCGAAACAGATGAACTGCCTTCTGTATTCACTGAAGATATCGAAAAACATTTGAAACCAGAACCTGTCGCATTAGGAAGAATGCGTAACACCAAACGTGTGTTCTATGATGATGGTCTAACTGAAGAACAATTTTTGGAAGCTGTTGAGGACGAGAATAGTACACTAGAAGATGTTATCAAGAGAAAACGTGAAGCTCGTGAGAGAAGAACGAGAAATAGAGCCAAGAAATTGGACAGcgaaaatattgaagagGAGCCAGTTGAAGGAACTCCAAAGATGGAAGAGAATGGTGCAGTTACAGAAACGGTTGAAAACGGTGGTGATACTGAACTGAACGACTCTCAACCTGATCAAACACAAGCGAAGGGTAGAAGAGGTCggagaagaagaggtgCTCTTGATGATGTAAAGGTATCGGAACAGTTACCTGAAGAGCCTGTCCATGATGGCACTACGTCAGAACCACTAAAGGCTTCTCCTAGAAAGGGTAGAAAGAGAACCATCAAGATTGTTGAATCTGAGAAACCTAAAAATCTTGTTGAGATCATTGAAGGCCCagacaagaagaagccTAAACTGAAGATCAAATTGAAGTTAAAACAAAATGATGACCAAAGCATTCCGGAGGAGAACGATACTGAGACAAATAAAACCGATAAGGCTTCAAGTAAGAAGGTATCTGCGAAAATCAAAGTAAAAACCCCTAAACAACCCATTAACGAGACCAAGAAGCTGGTGGATACATTAGTAGACGACATGCGTTCTCAGCTAGATGAGTCCGATGAGCACCCACTAACCTCCATCTTTGAGACCTTGCCATCTAAGCGGGAATACCCAGATTACTACAAACTGATTAAGAAGCCATTGTCCATAGACGTTATTCAGAAGAACGCAAGAAAAGGTGTCTACAAGTCTCTAGATGATGTTAAGGAAGACATTCAGACCATGTTTGATAACGCCAGATTCTACAACGAGGAAGGATCCTGGGTATACAATGACGCAGAGAAGCTAAACGAATTCACCAATACCTGGTTCTCCAAACACTAA